The following is a genomic window from uncultured Draconibacterium sp..
GTTTCACCATCGAGGTGAGCATGTAAATCCTCAGGAGTTAATTTGTATATCGCCCCGGTAATAGGATCAATTATTAGCCCGATTAATCCCCCAATCAGAATATTTCCGATGTACCAGGCATTAAATTCTTTGGTAAGTAACGTTTCATATGGCTGGTAACCTTCCAGTTGAATTAAAACATTGTATTCCTGATTCCTTTTAAGATTTTTCTCAACCGGTGTTTTTCCAACATCAACTCCATTTATATATACATCAGCCGAACTTGGAGTGGAGGAAATTGTAATGTTCTGACGTGATCCCGAAATAATTGTAGCACAAGAGGAAAATAACAATGCAGCTACAACTGATAATGCTAAAATTGATTTTTTCATTGATTTAATTTTTATATTAATCTAAGGTTAATTGATATTGTGGTAATTTTGTTACGTCTCCGTCGTACTTGTAAAGCTCAATTTTCAGCCGATAACAGCTACTCAATAAGTCAGGTGCTTTTTTTTCGACTACTTTAACAATATTCGCGCCATTCTCGCGGGCTTGCATTTGCGCTCTGTTCATTAAACTATTAAAACTGCAATCGGTAGAAAAGCCTGAATCCTGAAATCTTAAGTCTCCAACTTTTATTGCCCCTTCTGGCAAGCTATGATGTACATCAAGCAAAGCAATTTTATCTTCTGCCTGAAGTGCAGGTTGTTTATTAATCAGATTAGTTGTGATTTTTGGACTGCAAGCGGATAGTACGATTGTTCCTATCAGTACAATTAATATTTTTATTTTCATTAGTTTATGTTTTATTATTTTGAAAATCGAAATTCTAACTGTGATAAAATATTTTTGTTTGGCGTTTGATGCGTAATTCTCTTACTGTTATTGTTTTGTGTCTCTTGCCTTACAGCACTTTATTCCGCAATAAATCTAAGAATAATTTTTATTTGTTACGATCTGGAGAAGAGTAATTATGAACATAAGGGGGGAATTGAATTTCTTATTCAAAAAACTGAAATATGCATTTGAATAGATTAGTAAAACCAATAAATACAAGCCTTTCATTTTGTTAATGGAGGGCTTTTTGTTTTAGTAAAACCAATTCCGTGTTTCCTCGATATTTGGAAATGTTAATTGAGTTTCTTTTATAACGTTGGGTAAAGTAAACCAAAAAGTAACACCATTCTTTTTCGTCGATTTAACGCCAATCTGTCCGCTGTGTGCTTCTACTGCTATTTTGCAAAAATTTAATCCCAGACCTGTAGATTTTATGTCCTCGGGTGTGTCATCTTCGGCTTGTTTAAAGTATTCAAAAATTAACTCTTGTTTGCCTTCAGGTATTGGTGGCCCCGGATTATGAATCTGGATTGATAGCTGCTCCGAATTTAAAAGTTCGATTTTTAGTGTTATTGTTTTATTTGCAGGGGTATATTTTATTGCATTGGTTAGTAGATTTACAAATACGCGCTTGATTATTTCGTAATCAACTTTAATTATAAAATCGATATTTAATTCCAGTTTACAACTTAAGTTTCTTGCTTTTGCCAGAAACGAAACTTCCTCTAATGCCTTTCTTATGACGAAGCCTAACTGAATATTTTCTTTGTGCAATTCCAGTTTCGAATTTTTGTATTTGTATACATCAAGCAGGTTATGTATTAAGGTTTGCATGGAATGTCCTGATTGTTGAATAAGTTGATCGAAGGAATCCATGTCTTTCATGGCTTGGTAGTTAATAATAACATTTAAAGGGGTTTTTAAATCATGAACTAACATGTTGGTCATGCTTTCCTGAAACTTAGACAGGTTTTTTAATCTGGAGTTTGTTTGTTGAAGTTTTATTGCCTGTTGTTCTATTTGTTTATTCTTCTCAGCCAGTTTTTTTCGCGAGCGGGCAACAACAAATAATAAAATAACAATTGCCAAAAGTACAATCGCTAATGCCACTCCTAGTACGATGTATCGTTTTAGTTTGGATTTGTTTAAATCAATCTCATGAGAGAGCTTTATATTCTCGCTTTCGGTGTTTAATAAATTGTATTTGGCATCAATGGCGGCAATGTTTTTCTCTTTTTCAATATTAAAAATCTGATCTTTATATGCGTTGGCTTTTAGCAAATGGTCGATCGCTTTTTCGTACTCCTTATTATTCATGTACAAGTTAAAAAGCGAAGAGTGTAGGTTTTGTAAAAAGCTTAAATCTTTTAAATTCTGTGCCAGTTGTAAGGCCTTGGTTAGTTCTTTTTCTGCTTTTTTAGTGTTCCCTTGCAATAGGTATGTTTGCCCCAACAATGTGCGGGTTCGCGCTTCACCTAATTTATTATTATTAGCTATACGAATACTTAGTGATTTGTTACCGTAGAAAGAAGCAGAATCAACAAGCCCCTGTTTCTTAAAAATAATTGCAATGTTATTATACAATAGATCAATCCCTTTTTTTATGTGTGCTTCTTCTTTTAATTGCAGCGATTGACGGTAATGTTCCAATGCTTTATCATATTCCTGAAGGTTTTCGTAAACCAATCCTATATTGTTGTGAACATACGATTCCCGCACTTTATCATGACGTTTATTTTGAATGGAAAGTGATTTTTCCAGATACTCTAAAGCTTCGTCGGTTTTATCAAGCGATTCGTACAATAAACCTATATTGCTGGATACAATGCCAACTGCTTTTAAATCTTTATTTTTTTCGCTAATCTGAAGAGCTTCCTGAAAATACTCCAGTGCGATGCTACTATTGTTATGTGCTTTATTCCAAAGCGCCAGGTTGTTAAAAAGTTTTGCCTTTAATTCCGGTTTGCTGGTTTTGTCTATAATTTTCTGAGCTTTAGTATACGAATTGTAGGCCTCAGTATATTTTCCTTTTTTGTAGTAATTATATCCTATTTTATTTAAACTCTCCAATTGTAAATCGTAATTTTTCTCTTCAATCCCAATATCGTATGCTTTTTGCAGGCAATACATAGAGGAGTCGGAAACTTGATTCTTTCTATATAAGTCGCCAAGTTGAATGTATGATTCAGCAAGTTTTATCGGAAGTTTATTGTTTTTTGCAATTACCGATGCCTTGCGAATATAGAGGATTGCCGAGTCAATATTTTGAGAAGTATAGATTTCGCCTAGATCTATATAGCTATCAACCTTGTCGGAAATATCAGAGGTGGAGTTAGCTTGGTAGCGCAGACTGTCAATTTTATTATTTTGTGCAGATGACGAGAATGATGCAAAAACAAAAGCAATCAGAAGGAGGCAATGTGTTAAATGTACTTTATGTGAAAGCATCCTCTTTCCCATATGCTAAGTTCTGGTGTTTATTATAACAGAAACCAATTTAATACATAATTTCTATCGGTTTCAAAGATATAATAATTACTTATTTTGCTTGTTCTTCTTGAAAAATGTTCGGTTTTTATGATGTAGAAAAAATATAAATACTGTTTTTACAGAATTACAGCAACCTTTTCCTTTGTAAGGAGCTTTCAATGCGTTTGTGATTCGCATCGGATTTGTCTTCAATATCGCGGAACACTTTATCTGAAAAGCTCCTTTTAACCAGATCTCTACAGAGGAGGGGAAAGTTCATACTCCGTGTATAAACGGGTTATTTCCGTAAACCGGAAATTTGCTAAGTTTGCCGCAAAATTATAACGATGGATATTTCAGGGAGCTGGACATACAACGAAGATTTTGAATACGGAAACTCGGTAGGAGAAGTAGAACTAACACAAAATGGTAACGACGTAAGCGGCGTATTTTCTTTTACCGAAGCAGTGGAAAACAACTACAGCATTCAGGTTACCGAAAAAGTAAAAGGTACCCTGGCCGACGGAAAACTGCTGTTGGAAAGTGTTGAAGTAAAAGCCATTCAAAACGGCCGCGAAATCAGTTACCTGCCCAATACTTTCGAAACACATCGCATTACTGAAACCCAAATAATAGGCTCAACCTTCGACAGCGAAAACGTGTGTGGCGTTTTTGTGCTCAAACGGAAAGTTTGATTTTTTACTTATTCTGCCCTAACTTGCAAGGAAATTAATCCTTTAAAGTAACAAATCATGGGACTTGAAGATTTTTATAATCTAATCCGTCGGCACGAGGAGATGGAAAAGCTTTACACTAAACGCTACGAGGGATTTAGCGGGGAGCTTCCTTCCGCATTAACTTCTGTAGTATTTAAATATTGGCCTGAAATGGCTGAAACCCCGGCTAAATACAAGCCTTTGTTGTTCAACCTTGGCGAAAAGTATATTGGCGAAATCTGGGAGGAATTCAATTATTGTGACGGTTTAAACAGAAGGGGAGGACCGGTGGCCGAGCTGAATCCGGTACCCACGATCGAGGAATTTGAGATTGATTTTGAAAAACATTGCAGGAAGTTAAAAGATACTTTACCTGATAAGGGCGATGAATTTTGGGACGAGATTTGCCGGGAAGATTATGAAAGCGATAAAAAGAATCTGCAATTTAAGCTGGCGGTTCACGAAACAATGAAAGCCGTATTTAATAAGTATTATATCGATGATGTTATGGAGTTCGAGAGCCATATTTTACGATATTTCGAGCGGGGCATGTACCTGATGTGTGCTTTGCAATATGTGGATGAGGTTTATTCGTTGGATTAAAACCGGGAGATTGCTTCAGGCGTTAAGTGCTACTTGTAAAAATTCCGATAGCTGACAATGAACTACCTCGCAGCAAGATGGTTGGGTTAAAAGGAAAAGACTTACTGAGATTTTATCTAAATTCAAAAGTAAAAGATGTTGTAGTTCCCGGTTTTCCAGATGTGAATAAAAAGTGAAAAAAATAAAAGCCAGCTGTTAACAAGGTTTATATTGCAGGGCGGGGTTCGGAGCTGCGCCAACTGCGGATTCTCGTTTCGCTGTTCTGTGTTCTTCGGACAGGAATGTTCATCGAAATACCCCGACAACATGTGTCACCATTCATTGGAAATTAAAATAGCACATCCTATTTAATATTTTTATATTTTAGCTAGTCCCAAAATTATATTTCTGAAATATGAGTAATGTAGATAATCAATTTGTGGTAGGAATTGGTGCATCAGCTGGAGGTTTAGATGCCGTTCAACAATTATTCGACAATCTTCCTGACGATTCAGGAATGTCTTTTGTAATCATTCAGCATTTATCGCCCGATTTTAAAAGCCTGATGCCTGAATTATTGGCAAAGCACACCAAAATGAAGATTTTTACGGCAGATGACAACCAAA
Proteins encoded in this region:
- a CDS encoding PEGA domain-containing protein → MKKSILALSVVAALLFSSCATIISGSRQNITISSTPSSADVYINGVDVGKTPVEKNLKRNQEYNVLIQLEGYQPYETLLTKEFNAWYIGNILIGGLIGLIIDPITGAIYKLTPEDLHAHLDGETVFKTDGKDIYMAVSLDIDPSWEKIAQLERAN
- a CDS encoding tetratricopeptide repeat protein; the protein is MGKRMLSHKVHLTHCLLLIAFVFASFSSSAQNNKIDSLRYQANSTSDISDKVDSYIDLGEIYTSQNIDSAILYIRKASVIAKNNKLPIKLAESYIQLGDLYRKNQVSDSSMYCLQKAYDIGIEEKNYDLQLESLNKIGYNYYKKGKYTEAYNSYTKAQKIIDKTSKPELKAKLFNNLALWNKAHNNSSIALEYFQEALQISEKNKDLKAVGIVSSNIGLLYESLDKTDEALEYLEKSLSIQNKRHDKVRESYVHNNIGLVYENLQEYDKALEHYRQSLQLKEEAHIKKGIDLLYNNIAIIFKKQGLVDSASFYGNKSLSIRIANNNKLGEARTRTLLGQTYLLQGNTKKAEKELTKALQLAQNLKDLSFLQNLHSSLFNLYMNNKEYEKAIDHLLKANAYKDQIFNIEKEKNIAAIDAKYNLLNTESENIKLSHEIDLNKSKLKRYIVLGVALAIVLLAIVILLFVVARSRKKLAEKNKQIEQQAIKLQQTNSRLKNLSKFQESMTNMLVHDLKTPLNVIINYQAMKDMDSFDQLIQQSGHSMQTLIHNLLDVYKYKNSKLELHKENIQLGFVIRKALEEVSFLAKARNLSCKLELNIDFIIKVDYEIIKRVFVNLLTNAIKYTPANKTITLKIELLNSEQLSIQIHNPGPPIPEGKQELIFEYFKQAEDDTPEDIKSTGLGLNFCKIAVEAHSGQIGVKSTKKNGVTFWFTLPNVIKETQLTFPNIEETRNWFY